One Xiphophorus maculatus strain JP 163 A chromosome 23, X_maculatus-5.0-male, whole genome shotgun sequence genomic window, GAATACAAAGTTGTCGTGCTGGGCAGCGGCGGCGTCGGCAAGTCCGCGCTCACCGTGCAGTTTGTCACCGGCACCTTCATCGAGAAGTACGACCCGACCATCGAGGACTTCTACCGGAAGGAGATCGAGGTGGACTCGTCGCCCTCCGTGCTGGAGATCCTGGACACGGCGGGGACGGAGCAGTTCGCCTCCATGAGAGACCTGTACATCAAAAACGGCCAGGGTTTCATCCTGGTCTACAGCCTGGTCAACCAGCAGTCCTTCCAGGTAAGCAGGACAGCCATGTATGCTGATAATTAATCCATACAGACTCAGTAATTGTGAATTATTTGAATATATATGTTGAAACTGACCACATGTACAGAAAAAAGTAGGATAATTCCCAACATCTACTGACAAAACAACATCCTGTCATTGCAGTTAAGGACGCACAGATCAGCCTTTTTCtggccaataccaattttttaggatattctcataattatttaaaagatttaaaaatatagttttaatcccaaagggaaattaaacgATGTATCAAGTTGAGGATCCCGAGAGCTGTGGGCAGCAAGGatctcttgtagcagtctgtattacagcggTTCTGAAGACACTCTGTTGTTATAAACCATAATTTTATCTCTTAGAGAGATTTCATCTCTCTTTTAGAGATTAAATCATCTCTAAAAGACAGCTTAAACAGAAACACCAACTcctgaaaaatttaaatgcatagtaacaaattttatacatttctttcataacacatttatttaagtaatcAAAGTGTTTTGGAGCTTAAATTAAATGGGTTTACTTCAGTATTAGCTTTCCAAAAGAAGTGGAATATGTGGAAAATTTGGtagataaatgaaataattaatattGCTAATTGTACTGATAAGTTTTGTGCTCTTGTCTGTTTTTACTCAGCAGTAGTGCTCTCTTGCTGTTCATTTAACTTCTTTATCAGACCAATTTTATATTCATTATTCTATAAAACATTCACAACCAATCACTTTAAAGATGGTAAATGTTGTTCAAATTCAACAGAATAAAATTGCAGTTTAATGACAGAACATAATAATGTTTAATAATCATTTCTCTCTTATTTCTTATCCAGACCATGTCATTAATCTCGCCTTCATCTCTATTTTACAGCTGTAGCTAGCGGTTATTTTAGTTATCAAGACTtgtattgattattctgatgattaattgagaaatcaaatttttaaaattggcacattctgcagatttttcattcaacATCTAAAGCTTAACttatacagttttaaaatacataaaaagatgTCAATAAATTATTCAGGTcttttgttgaagaaaaaaataaacagtttgtttctgaaaaagcAATAACACatcattcctttagtgaacactttattatttgtagcaaaaaattaatctgctgctaaaaaaaatacttccaacatCAACATGTAAAAAGATTGATGTttagtcaagcagaaagggctgagcttttcacatgataatatttttttagctggaaatgcatcctttgctaaaaatgatcaagcattcactaaaggaatgctgtgttgcattttaggcaagaatatatttatttttctaatttgaaAAAGGCATTACATTAtatgttcatttatttgcaccttttagtgtatttctaatattgcataaaaaagcttaagtgaaaaatcagcagaatgtgccAAATTTTTAACCGatgaatcatcagaataatcaattgattaatcaataaatgaaatagTTGTTAGCTGCAGCCtttattaaatagtttttaaaaaataagaattagtgagatgaaaatatttaacatgaaaacatattaatctaatatttaacaataaaacagtggagctgatgagttttttgttttttttaaatgtaacctGATGAAAATCAGACCacttttaaacctttaaacttCTTCTTCATGTGTTTTCCAGGACATCAGGCCGATGCGAGACCAAATAGTGCGAGTCAAGCGCTTCGAGAAAGTGCCGCTGATCCTGGTCGGCAACAAAGTGGACCTGGAGTCGGAGCGCGAGGTCGCCGGCTCGGACGGCCGGGCCCTGGCTCAAGAGTGGGGCTGCCCTTTCATCGAGACGTCCGCCAAGAGCAAGACGATGGTGGACGAGCTGTTCGCCGAGATCGTCCGACAGATGAACTACTCCACACTGCCGGAGAAGCAGGAGCAGTGCTGCACGGCCTGCGTGGTGCAGTGAGGAAGAGGTAGGCAAGGCGTCCGCGCAGCCTTAAAATGTCTGGAATTCATGTGCCTAAAATTTGGGCCTTGATGTGtcaaatattcattaaaaaggATTTAATTGGCTTTAAATGCATTAATCATAGCTCTTACGTTTTGTCGTGGCTTTAGATATTTCTAAAAATtatatcacaatatatatttttaaatacctcTAATGATTTAAAGACGATATTCCACATTATTGTTGGATTTGACAAACTTTCCTTTATAAACAGTTATcagaataaataatatattcatatgtaaatatatacaaaatcaGACGTTTCAATATGTTTAATGCATCaaaggaaatataaaataaataaatataaatcccAGCTAATTATTTACAATGAAAAACTGTCTGAAATCAGcaacaaagtgtaaataaaatacttaaatacacaaataaaataaacagcagataTTCAACAGAATATTAAAGTGTTTAATAACTCAAACATTATATGCAAAACTAGGAATCTTGTTTTGGTTTACAGGGAAATCTTCCTTTTTAAATTCTccacacaaaaatatatgtcCCATAAATAATCTGCAAAAAGTTACAGCTTgtgctcatttttatttctcttatctgtcaataaaaatctaaattgaagTAATGATTAAGTGTTTTGGTTTTAgcttttatgttaaaaaaaatctcaggaCTACAAATTGTGATTCTtgaaagagtttgttttttttctgcacctctacttgctagctagcttttttgagtttaattttttttgcaaattcaCACTGGCTTTACTTCTGTTGCCATCCCATAAAATGCTATCTGCCTTCTGTGCAAAAAAGGCGGCATTGTTACAATGTAAAATATTgagttgtggttttttttgcacatttctgttgtgatacaggtcttaaattgcATTCATAGTGGTCTTAAATCAGTGAGTCGGATCctcactgatttatttatatttttacaaaatatgatgaaatgtTCCCGCAGCGCTTGTGCAGAAAAACTAGAGGAAAAAGTGACACGCGGACGGATaagtgtgagagagagagtgggAGTGGGTGGTGCTACTGTCCGTTGGCTGAGCATGTTTTGATAAGATCTCTGAAAGTATGTTGAAATGAGGACACGGCTATTTGAGCAGCTCAGATCAGGGAGGAGTAGAGCCGAGAGCGATGAAAGGAGACGGCAGCAAGAGGAAGGCGTCACATCCTGATGGTCCAAAACAGGAAGTTCATTGTGGCGTCTATTTCCAGCTGCAAACTTGTTGCATTTCCTAATctattttcctctcttcctctgttCTTTTTTCTAATTAGAATCCGTTCATTTGGACCCCTGCAGGCATTTTGAAGCACCTGAGGATAACCTGACGCTGACTAAAACTTACCGCTTCAGGTAAAACGCTCTGTCACAGAGACAGAAGAGACCTATTTTTGATAAGTGTTGGAAGATGCTTCTGCTGCAACCTCAACGGCCTTCGTGACGAGCCTGAACTCAGTCATACGGACTGACTCCATGGAGCAGCCCTCTGTGAATTTctgtcttattatttttaatattttcttttgtccttATAGATGGAGGTTTCCTGACATACTAAGCAGAAGTGTTTTGTGAGGTTGCAGCAtctttttaaagctgctttaatCACTATTATATTCTTTAATATTACTTGTGTCATGTCTGAAATTTGGAATTTGATAAAGTATTTCATTATAATggaacatttagatttttaagcATGCATACTTAAACCGGTGTGCTGCTCAGGTGTGCTGATCATCTTATCtcagaggttgttttttttttggttttttttcataaaacctcagctatgtttttctctttggtgTTTTAGACCCTCGTGAAAACGGAGAAACTGGTAATATTTACGTTACGGACAATTGAGTATCGTCTGCTCcaaagtgaaaatgttaaagtgagccattatttttctgcttctggCCTGAACTCAAGGCTAGCCCGGACGCCGGTCTTCCGcttccactttttgttttttttcttttaggtttttGGAACAACTAAAGTCCAACACTCCGAGATGAGAAACGCGCATCGCTTTACGTTCGGGACGCGCTCATTTCTCGTTACAAATAACTCCCCCTACAAAGTGGTCCGGTGAAAGTTCTGGCGCAGTTCATCTGATTctaactttttgtatttttctttttattacagtaacatatttattaaaacatgacGTGGGTAGCCAGTTTTGAGCTTAATTTTATACTAGCTTGAGTTTTTTTCTGAGTTATCGggatcttttttgttgttgtttctaagcAGAGAATTTAACAGAGCCTTAAATTTCTCCTCATCCCCCCTGCACCCTTTtgtcatttgtctttttattttctctaagaTAAATCActgtaattatttgaaaataaacatgCTGGAACTTCTGTTTTTGTGATGACACACAGATAAAGTATTATCTTTAAATGAGACACGAGCACTTGCTGATTATTTCGGATGTCGGAGTGGAGCAAATtgattttgagttaaaaattaGCCTTTCCACTGCCTACAGTTGACTCAatatattagaatattattaaaaagtgaattagtgggtgtgctgtggtggcgctggggttaagcacaacccataTATAGAGACCTTAGTCTTTGACGCGGCGGTTGCAGGTTCAATTCCTGGCCttgcgacctttgccgcatttCTTCCCCTTTTCTCATTatcctctttcctgtcaattcacgatcaaataaaggccactagagccaataaaaaaaaagtagaaaacttCATCAGATGAGCAAAAGTTTTGTCCAAATTTTTGACCCAGGATTgagacttttttctcagaattttgaatttaatatgaagatctttttgtttctcagaattgtgggataaaagtaaaaattatctGAATACTGACTTTAACCTGagaattttatctttttaagaattctgacttttttcttagaattttgattttaatcccAGAGTTcagacttttctctttttttttgcataattctgggattaaagtcaaaattctcagaattttgagtttaaaaccagattttttatttatcaatttttttaaagaattctgacttttttcttggaatttttactttagaaaatCTGTGGCCACAGCTGGAAAGCTGTTTGGGCAAACTGGACCTAGTTTGCCCAGTTCTGCCAGGAAAAATGAGCCAAACTTCCAGCAACATATTGTGAAAACCTTTTATAAATAtactcaaaatgtttgaaagtaATGCAGCTTGAAAATGCCAGTTCTGccaaatattaagaaagaaaataattaaagagGTTCTTTAATTCTTTGTTCTGgcttataaaatgaaaataattgaaGTAATTTACACCGTATCTGTAAACTGTGACTAGTTatatttacttcagtaacttcttagaaaaacatgaacatttaggcgtttattttattataaagtattgctactctgttgagtaaaatttcttgATACTCTACCCACTGTGAGTAAATTCACTGAATGAAGTAAAAAAGATGTACAGTATGAGACACAAACAAATACAGTTTAAGCTGAGACTTTTTCTGCATAATCTTTGTTATTcttatgttattattttctatctgctgtGCCATTTGACTCTGCAACTATTTCACCCCATTCTAAcgtaaaatatatttgcattgccgactgttttagttttattgtttttttaggaTTTGGAGAAGCGAAACCTGAATCTCTTATTTTGTAGTCATTgtaattaggtttttttttctgctttagtttttaaaataccagaatttggACTTAACTGTACATTTTTGGCTGTCTGATATTTTGTCTACCTGATATCATTCTTAActattaaatcaaatgttatgATCTATTACTTAGTACTTCAGTAGCCTTTTAACTAGATACTTTTTTTACTattaagtaatttcttggatggctatttttttacttttacaattaTGTGCACCAAAATATTCAGCATGAATTCATGAAACTACCGCATTTTTTAGCGTTAATGggttctttgtttctttccacaACATCTCTTTATGCAGCGAGGGAGATGCGGATTGAAAACATGCAGATTCGGTCTGTTCAAGACAACGGAAGCCTGTTCAGATCAGAACTTGCAGCATTCCCATCAAATAGTGGGAGGAACACCAAGGCTGCTCTTTCATTTTATCGACGTGAGTTGGTTCAGTTATGGGTGAAATGTGGAATAGTTTTACAGTGATTTTAAAGACTGATCTCCAAACTCCTCGACGGAAACAAGTTTCCCTTTTGTTCCGAGTCCTGCTGCGTTAATCTGGGTCCGCACGGCGAGAATCACCGCCGACTCTCCGGACTGGCATTGGCCCGCGGTGTCAAACTGAGGTCAGTGAGCTCCAATGAAACAACAcagagatataaaaaaataaaataaaaaacagtgaaCGTTTATCCAGATTTGGGGATGTTATCCAGGGTTTTTCCAAAAGCAGAACTGTGCAGTGTATTCGTCCCTGACTATAAGCCAACGATGTAAGAATTTAGATAATGAGGCCAGAGTAcccaaaaaattaacaaataaaattagcactacttcaacacatttttactcaagtaagaaaaGTAGCTATCCAAGAAATAACTCGAGGTGAAACGGGTTCTTACCTGTCGTTTGTTTCAtattgccatggcaaccaagAAGCTAGCAAAGCTGTTTTCCGGTGAGTATAAAAATATGCGGTTTCTTGTGACGTCACTTCATGAATTTtgtaactgacagccatcttggcagGCAGTTGCtctggagttgctatgacaacagtaaACATACCACAAGCTTAGAACTATCTCTCGCCTCAAATTTAACTTATAAACAATATAAGCACATTACAACGATTACTCGATTAAACGTTTTGAGTAGTCTATCCACCAGTAAATATCAGTGACATTTACTACTGTTAGAACTACCTAatttagctaatgtagcttctATCTGCAAGCCATTACGGACATGCAGCCTACGTGTATGTTACTCCATGTacttattttgctttttgctgGTATTTAAAGacctaaatgaaaataatttacataagAACAAAATCGAGCAAAAgatacatatatttttcaaatcaatttctttccatttaaaatttatgaaactTGTCTGGTGAATTTTAGGTTAAAACCAACGTGTACTTCCTTCTGTGAAGTTACTGGCAGTGGGTGaagtatccagaaattttactggAGAACctcataaaaaaattactcaagtataACAACTACTCTTaagttgttgtttgtttttttttaagttactcaAATATAACTTCTTACTTCTAAACTCGATACCAATGAATTTGCACTATACATATCTGTtggagaaaatacatttttgacagCAGGAATGAGGAAAATTAGACCATATATGGTTGTGCACCAAGGCCAAAATAATGATTCTTAGCTTTTGGTCATATGCAGGTCAAAATGGTAGGTTTTGTGAACGTGTAGCTTGGACGAAGTTTTCAGAATAAaacgtaaaaaataaacaaactgcttACTGAAGTGTCATCTTAACAAAAAATAGTTCAGATTTTTACTCGACCACAAGGGGGCGACAGCAGCAGGCCACCACCTCCACACTAAAATAAGGGGTGAGACTAAACACTGACAATTTATGCATGTATGCTAAAAATTCTAGCCTCAGTGcaataaaataagcttaagtcTAATTTAAAACACCTAGCAAAAGCTGTAATGACTGTTATAATGGCTCCCTGTAGATCAACagatagactttaaaatattgttgttagtttataaatcacagaaaagcttagcaccaaaatacatgaaatatctgctgctgttgtatcaaccttccagacctctcaggtcttctggttctggtctgctttttatctccagaaccagaaccaaacagagaagcagtattcagcttctatgcactaCAAATCTGGAACACACTTCCAGAAATctccaaaacagctgaaacactgagttcctaaaatcccacctgtttagagttgcatttgaaccataataaatggaacattgaccaataTATTCATGTactgattattttaatgatggcagtcatcaaaatgtaatgtttgtcacTGGTTTCTCATGTTTTGACTATATGTTGTTTTCTGACTTTTGCTGAAATGCGCTATACAAGTAAAATTGATTGATCGACTGACTGAATAGAATGTGAACAAAATGCTTGCCATTCttgggagagaaaaaacatgacattactTCTACTTTATAATTAAGCCCTTCTTTCTGCTTGTCTATCACATGAACTCCAGGAATATAAATAGAAATTTGTGGTTGATGGCCACATGCAGCAGAAACATCTATATAACCCCCCAATGTGTTTGTATAAGCCACTGGCTCTTctgtattttacagaaaaatcctCAGCCATGACGATTCACCCACACACAGCCCTGCTGTCAGTGTCGAGTACAAACCTGTGCCCTGATTGCTGCTTGGATTTCCGTCAGCAGCTGCACCTGCATTCAGCAGGTACAAGCCATCTATACATCACAACCACTCCTCTGAGCTGTCAGTCTGGAGTGACAGCGTGGCACtaaccagtgacgtgcggtgaggttcatagctggtgaggcactgacgtcatcagaatcagatttgcaaatagatgcatagattgacaacagtttacaggttatgtttcacttctgcatccttacacatacaaactgtagctcacaaaatctatcgctgcacttgacttgcttcccgaatcgtttagcctagctcgctgtcacttactcggcagttgaggagtgaacaagacgaacgtctgggatcttgagcgccccctgccatgaggcaagagaactgcctgcctcacctcgaacctgttctctgccgtttataatcgctcattacacgaaacacgttacacaaacacagttggtgacaaaaagcactgtacattatatacataagctaaattattggaaataagttcacatattaaatttgtttaaaccattttattgacgccgtacagcaacatgctctctccgcttagcagccagcgcagagccaggggttgcgcaatccaaggtgaggcagagctcgctgctgcctcaccggcatcgcttccaagcatttgaatgggaaaataagaaaattcagcgattttgaacaaataaaaatcgaaattggtgaagctacatgaaaaataaatattttttagtacaaaccaccagatgaatataacaatttaaattactttatgattatatattttctttctttccatgatgactggtgaggcactgcctcacctgcctcccctgaccgcacgtcactggcaCTAACTAAAGAGGACAGAGGACGCCTTCAGAGTGACAAGGCACTCATGCAATGTCACATATACATGTAGGAGCTGGATTCAAAATAAGGGTAGACAGTCCTCTGTCCCATatgtcaaaacaaataaaaatctaaagtaGCACCCTAGCCTTGACGATTCATAGGCAGTTGAGTATCAGTGCTGGAAGCCATGCAGATATTGTGAGCTGTATTCTACTCAAAGTCTTCACTGGACCACAACTTCACAAAAAGTCATGGCAGAGAGTTTTGCAGACTGTACTGTACAGCTTCAGTTTTAGTTAGTTTAGTTGTGCAAAATAGAATAAGAATTCCTTTACTCTCATTGTGcaagaaaacataacatttttaaaaatagcaactCTTGAAGTGCAAATGGCCAAGtaagtaaatataatttttaaacatatttttaaataaatatgtaaacatataTAGCAGGGGAAAAACCAAGAAACAACCAGAATGTTCATAAAATGATGATCAGGGTTTGGATGAATTTGTGGTGGTGTTCACGGTAACAGTTGTTGGGTAGAAACAGTTCTTTAGTCTGGTTGTTCTTGCCGTTGTTGCCCTGAAACACCTCCCTCAGGATAAAATGCAATATAATTTCGTTTTTGTACCGTCATAACGACAGTTTcccataaaagaaaatgcatcgtttaaattttattacagaATTTTTTGGTTCCTTTTCCTAACTTCAAGTGGCTGCAACTAAGGCCTCCGGCCTCCAGATGGCGACATTGTGCGTCTCTCAAGGATGCTGGTGACGTGATGACGTTTGAAGCGGAAGCAGCGGAAGTTGGGTCTGTGCTCTGTAATATGAAGATAAACAAGCTGAAATCTTAACTTAGGGCAAAAAGCGAGGGTTTAAAACCGGAGTAGACATGAAGACGGTGTTCGTTACCGTCGGAAGCACGCGCTTTGATGAGCTGATCGAAAGCGTCACTTCCTCTGAGGCCACACAGGTGAGCAGGCGTCTTATAAGTCTGGTACATAgctgaattttatgttttaatactaagatggtggggtttttttctctcgcTCCCTCTCTCAGGTGCTGAAGTTTCGGGGATATGAGCGTCTGGTTCTTCAGGTCGGAAAAGGATCTTTGCTTCCAGATGCCGACAGCTGTGCTCACCTCAGCGTGGAGGCTTTTCGCTTCAAAGACTCAATAGCAGAAGACATGAAGCAAGCTGATCTTGTCATCAGCCATGCAGGTAATTCAGGGGCAAAGacctcttaaaaacaaaacaaagaatagCAAAACGGTCATGAGTTGCGTATTTTAGGTCTAATTTAAATGACACTTTGGTTATTCTACACAAACAATCGTTTATTAAAATATAGCGGTTTTGTTGTGCTTCTTTAACGTAGTCTGTCAGCTCAGATTCGCAGaatcatgttttaattattacCCGGTGCTTAAGGGGATTAATATTAAACAAGCCTGCGCACCTATAAGACTGACTATGTCTCTGTCTCAGTGTGAAAACAAGACTGAATCAACAAAGACAAGGTACTTAAACGATGTCAGCAACAACACCCATACAGTTTATATTCCACAATAGGaacttaaaggtgacctataaTGGCTCCTTAAACAAGTTAGGATAGGTTTTGTACAATTTATAGACTGTACAAAACATggtcattaatttattttcttatttattttttttgcacaaaatcatacTCTTTAGATATTTTAGTCTGGCCTTTATGCTCTAATTTGAgcttctttcagaatgagctgtttttgggccttgtcactttaaatataACCAAGCTGCAGGTGGCCATTAAACTAAACCATTGATTGAGTTTAATAGTTTAACTCAACCATTAAACTCGTACATGAAAAAGGCTGCatacagatgcacaattatacaactgtacatatttgaaaagcggaagtggagcctccagcacaaccaacaagaCCTCAGAAAGTGGTATTTGTAAGTCAACACCAAAATACTTGTCCTTTCCAGCAGCCTTTGTACAGTACATACAGGGTTTAaatcagctgaccaaacatgctggagctccacttgggttgctaggtaacaacaCAGTGCCCATTGACTCTAACTTAACTATCGAAAGGATTTTTAAATGGCTcatttccagacaccaaaaacattttttttgttgttgttgtttttttaaccactcTGGCTCTTTTTAGATgtagttgagacccaaatggaagtataaaatgtgcaaaatattaaCTTCCTTAAACATTAAAATCCTGACTTATGGGTTCTAACATTTACTGTAGGAATTAAAACTAAGTCAAACAAATAGCACaactttaattcttttttactttttaaaacctccTTTCAGGAGCAGGAAGTTGTCTGGAGGCTCTCGGTGCCGGAAAACCTCTGCTAGTTGTGGTCAATGACAAACTGATGGACAACCACCAGCTGGAGCTGGCCCGGCAGCTGCACATGGACCACCACCTGCTGTACTGCACATGTAGGTATGTACGTCCGTCTCACACGCCTGTCTGCAGCGTAACGATGTGAAGCTAACCAGCATTAACGGTGTGTGCTTATGTCCAGCACTCTGACAGAAACGCTGAAGAACATGGACCTCTCTGTTCTGCAACCGTTCCCACCTGGACAGCCGAAGAACTTTGCAAACTTTTTAGACAAAGCCCTCGGAGTGAAATGACGTTTTAACTCCACAACGCTGCGGATTATGTTACACATGAAAGTGCTGACTCTACATTGTGAAGGATCATGACTTTATAATGttacaggtgtgttttttttattatatatatatatatatatatatatatatatatatatatatatatctgtcaTCCTATGAATGTTCAGCCttttaatatttccattttaaaatgactttacaGTTAAATACTTCCTCAGCCTGAGGGCTTATGACAAAGCTTTGCAGAAACTGTTAAGTTACTGTTAAGTAACTGTTAAGTAAAGCATTAAATCGAATGTAAAATCACCATCAGTAAGGTGACTGAACTTCTAAATCTTTATGCAGTTCCTGCATTTTGTCATTGAGTTTGACCGCTGCAGCCGAGTTCATAAACAAAGAAGGT contains:
- the rap2c gene encoding ras-related protein Rap-2c; translated protein: MKEYKVVVLGSGGVGKSALTVQFVTGTFIEKYDPTIEDFYRKEIEVDSSPSVLEILDTAGTEQFASMRDLYIKNGQGFILVYSLVNQQSFQDIRPMRDQIVRVKRFEKVPLILVGNKVDLESEREVAGSDGRALAQEWGCPFIETSAKSKTMVDELFAEIVRQMNYSTLPEKQEQCCTACVVQ
- the LOC102226133 gene encoding UDP-N-acetylglucosamine transferase subunit ALG13 homolog isoform X2; the encoded protein is MKTVFVTVGSTRFDELIESVTSSEATQVLKFRGYERLVLQVGKGSLLPDADSCAHLSVEAFRFKDSIAEDMKQADLVISHAGAGSCLEALGAGKPLLVVVNDKLMDNHQLELARQLHMDHHLLYCTSL
- the LOC102226133 gene encoding UDP-N-acetylglucosamine transferase subunit ALG13 homolog isoform X1; its protein translation is MKTVFVTVGSTRFDELIESVTSSEATQVLKFRGYERLVLQVGKGSLLPDADSCAHLSVEAFRFKDSIAEDMKQADLVISHAGAGSCLEALGAGKPLLVVVNDKLMDNHQLELARQLHMDHHLLYCTCSTLTETLKNMDLSVLQPFPPGQPKNFANFLDKALGVK